A section of the Alistipes sp. ZOR0009 genome encodes:
- a CDS encoding fibronectin type III domain-containing protein: MNNDTHNMKRWGNWMKRCLGVLFILLVNIALADKPEGTIFLKTHYHQGKIFLRWAPSDFGTWKLAMKNGCTVERIVFRKGVEPIPERLALVKTIGKDSLDHLARKDTTMESLLGVLYPDSKPYSSLADQINEQENRFGIAMLMADLSSSVAKFLGLMYADVNAGTDSLFAYRVSISGVDTSLVKPAVSFINIRQKSVFPSIQLEGNTQKAKISLSWKPLPSFYSGYLVERSVDSLLFKSLNDKPFVPMELNGKDLSIVTFSDTTVLPNKRYYYRVRGCTWFGTTEAPSNTFSISVASDVNPSIRLSAGVPVSGKLPLTWKMEGKEALGDGVMVMKSESLKSKFTPISGLIPLNQESYVDEKFSSSSYYRVVSFATSGEYVESNTLFVDNIDTIPPAIPSKLIGKVSRKGIVSLAWARNREADLKAYKVYRSNSIMDKPLLVGTVADSLYQDTISNSLTSKVVYRVQAVDFRFNHSDISEALVLERPDTIPPIPCSFFEVLDQGDSLSVRWNASYSIDIKHYRLLRVYDDSSVVELSIFSEGASRYSWMDRLLDVKMPFRYELLVEDLQGNVTKQSTKRVDRKGSVGFDLSLELNRKKGVLVVAKGSKSASEKIKIYGSYGGGMELLEEVSVAGEALEIPLARYHLEKGNSVMAVCGRVVKKLTL; encoded by the coding sequence ATGAATAATGATACGCATAATATGAAAAGATGGGGGAATTGGATGAAGCGATGCTTAGGAGTGCTCTTCATTCTTTTAGTGAACATCGCATTAGCAGATAAACCTGAAGGAACGATTTTTCTTAAAACGCACTACCACCAGGGAAAGATCTTTCTAAGATGGGCTCCCTCTGATTTCGGGACGTGGAAGTTGGCAATGAAAAATGGTTGCACAGTAGAGCGAATCGTATTCAGAAAGGGTGTGGAACCGATTCCAGAGCGGTTAGCGTTGGTAAAAACTATTGGAAAGGATTCGCTTGATCACTTAGCGAGGAAGGACACTACGATGGAATCGCTATTGGGCGTACTATACCCTGATTCGAAACCATATTCCTCGCTAGCAGACCAAATTAACGAGCAGGAAAATCGCTTTGGGATAGCCATGCTAATGGCAGATCTTTCATCTTCGGTAGCAAAGTTTCTGGGACTTATGTATGCAGATGTGAATGCTGGGACCGATTCTCTTTTCGCCTATCGGGTTTCAATTAGCGGAGTAGATACATCCTTGGTTAAGCCAGCTGTTTCTTTTATAAATATTAGACAAAAGAGTGTCTTCCCTAGCATACAACTAGAAGGGAATACGCAAAAAGCAAAAATATCTCTCTCTTGGAAGCCTTTACCTAGTTTTTACAGTGGTTATTTGGTAGAGCGATCGGTTGATTCATTGTTATTTAAATCGCTTAACGATAAGCCTTTTGTTCCAATGGAACTGAATGGCAAAGACCTTAGTATAGTAACATTTTCTGATACTACTGTCCTTCCCAATAAGAGGTACTACTATAGGGTAAGAGGGTGTACATGGTTTGGTACTACAGAGGCGCCATCAAATACATTCTCCATTTCTGTTGCATCGGATGTAAATCCGTCAATTCGGTTATCTGCAGGAGTCCCTGTGTCAGGGAAACTCCCTTTAACCTGGAAAATGGAAGGAAAAGAGGCGTTGGGCGATGGTGTTATGGTAATGAAATCGGAAAGTTTGAAAAGTAAATTTACGCCCATTAGCGGGCTTATTCCTTTAAATCAGGAGTCTTACGTCGATGAAAAGTTTTCATCTTCGTCCTACTATAGGGTGGTATCTTTTGCAACGAGTGGCGAGTATGTTGAATCGAATACGCTGTTTGTGGATAATATTGATACTATTCCCCCTGCGATTCCGAGTAAACTAATAGGGAAGGTATCTAGAAAGGGAATTGTTTCGCTGGCTTGGGCTAGGAATAGAGAGGCGGATTTGAAAGCCTACAAGGTATATAGATCGAATAGCATTATGGACAAGCCGCTGTTGGTGGGTACTGTTGCGGATTCGCTCTATCAAGATACCATCTCAAATTCACTTACTTCCAAAGTTGTTTACAGGGTTCAAGCGGTTGATTTTCGCTTTAACCATTCGGATATATCGGAAGCTTTGGTTTTGGAGCGGCCTGATACAATACCTCCAATCCCATGCAGTTTCTTCGAAGTTTTAGATCAAGGCGATAGCTTGTCTGTTCGGTGGAATGCTTCCTATAGCATAGATATAAAGCATTATAGGTTGTTGCGGGTATATGATGATTCTTCGGTTGTGGAGTTGTCTATATTCTCAGAAGGTGCTTCACGTTACAGCTGGATGGATAGACTCCTTGATGTTAAGATGCCTTTTCGATATGAGCTCCTGGTTGAAGATTTGCAAGGAAATGTTACAAAGCAAAGTACCAAAAGGGTTGATAGAAAAGGGAGTGTTGGGTTTGATCTATCACTTGAGTTAAACCGAAAAAAAGGGGTGTTAGTGGTTGCTAAAGGCTCGAAGTCAGCCTCAGAGAAGATAAAAATTTATGGTTCGTACGGTGGAGGGATGGAACTCTTAGAAGAAGTTTCTGTTGCAGGAGAGGCTTTGGAGATACCTCTGGCACGTTATCACTTGGAAAAGGGTAATTCTGTTATGGCTGTTTGTGGCAGAGTGGTGAAAAAATTGACGTTGTAA